From a region of the Mycolicibacterium sp. MU0050 genome:
- a CDS encoding DUF2945 domain-containing protein, producing the protein MSKRFAVGDHVTWNSEAGQVSGKITKVHTKDFDYKGHTRRASADEPQYEIKSDKTDHVAAHKESALRLVGDD; encoded by the coding sequence ATGTCGAAGCGCTTCGCCGTCGGCGATCACGTGACGTGGAACTCTGAGGCGGGCCAGGTCTCGGGAAAGATCACCAAAGTCCACACGAAGGACTTCGATTACAAGGGCCACACCCGCCGCGCCTCGGCGGACGAACCCCAGTACGAGATCAAGAGCGACAAGACCGACCATGTCGCCGCCCACAAGGAGAGCGCCTTGCGGCTCGTCGGCGATGACTGA
- a CDS encoding SDR family oxidoreductase yields MKITGNTIFIPGSTSGIGLGLALALHARGNTVVVGGRRTAELERITADHPGLGAVAIDIADPDSIRAAAAQVLAQYPDLNVIVAMAGIMRTEDWHQPDTFLATAESTIETNLLGPIRLIGAFIEHLRTRPDSTIVTVSSGLAFAPLRVTPSYNASKAAIHMLSESLRLQLADTSVKVTELVPPSVRTELMPGHDTNPAGMALDAFIDEVIDQLEANPDAHEILVEQVKFLRFGEACGDYDTVVEILNAGDPHGK; encoded by the coding sequence ATGAAGATCACAGGAAACACCATTTTCATCCCCGGCTCCACCAGTGGCATCGGGTTGGGCCTGGCGTTGGCCCTGCACGCCAGAGGGAACACCGTCGTTGTCGGCGGCCGACGAACCGCGGAACTGGAACGAATCACCGCCGACCACCCGGGTCTGGGCGCGGTCGCCATCGACATCGCGGACCCCGACAGCATTCGGGCGGCGGCCGCGCAGGTCCTCGCCCAGTACCCCGACCTCAACGTGATCGTCGCGATGGCCGGGATCATGCGAACCGAGGACTGGCACCAGCCGGACACGTTCCTTGCGACGGCGGAATCCACCATCGAGACCAATCTGCTGGGCCCGATCCGTCTCATCGGCGCGTTCATCGAGCACCTGCGGACGCGGCCGGACTCGACCATCGTCACGGTGTCGTCAGGCCTCGCGTTCGCGCCGTTGCGGGTGACACCCAGTTACAACGCGTCCAAGGCCGCCATCCACATGCTCAGCGAATCACTGCGGCTGCAGCTCGCCGACACCAGCGTCAAGGTCACCGAGCTGGTCCCGCCGTCCGTGCGGACCGAGCTGATGCCGGGCCACGACACGAACCCTGCCGGGATGGCGCTCGACGCTTTCATCGACGAGGTGATCGACCAGTTGGAGGCGAATCCCGACGCCCACGAGATCCTGGTCGAGCAGGTCAAGTTCCTGCGCTTCGGCGAAGCGTGCGGGGATTACGACACCGTTGTCGAGATACTCAACGCGGGCGATCCGCACGGCAAATAG
- a CDS encoding AAA family ATPase: protein MTEGLTAADEQLVLTEEFREALRLLAAGQHLFLTGKAGTGKSTLIRHFMAGTERNVVVVAPTGIAALNVDGYTIHRLFGFRTTTTLADVNGGDYRPGRFAKTLASLDTLIIDEASMVRADVFDMVATALHRFGPQPGTPFGGVQVVLVGDLYQLPPVVGEREQEYFSTVYDTPYFFSANSFDRGGFPTLALTTVFRQLGDQRMTAILNEIREGVLLGHAQEHLNARVDNDFVPPPDEFWLTLAPTNRLVTARNRQQLERLPGDELLHRAKESGDLSLFDKPVEDELRFKVGAQVMMLNNDQTGRWVNGSIGRVVGLGYDRYGAVVEVEFPDGSVAEVAPFSWEATRPVVDGGALRREVVGTFTQLPFKLAWVITIHKSQGQTLERLVVDLTGGMFSTGQLYVALSRCTSLAGLVLKRPVLPKDLKIDRRITRFLRTATPDAKARRFCAIGILTVGDEGRMSRPRPVELAVAFDDGTAVSTLINPQRDLADARNAYGISVSDVLLAPTLREAWGVIAPMLAGCTPVGVGVDETLGLIDFELKRLGYVTAMPLGIELKGARVAGRTALQRARSALELHAATKVSEGSTPFEEPEPVEALAGLLVSRDPDVDSPAARHLPGLSALLRVSRKLGGALRGTQPAAQQPMADESGWDAAARQAAADQLRVAASRTMLTDDVLARLQVAATMLDSPELAAALREARTQTGGDIDAVLVSGARICFTGTVLDSAGRVVERDEMERLAVAAGLNPVRTVTKTRCEVLVIAEAGTQSGKARKAQEYGTPVFTAAEFLAWVHRR from the coding sequence ATGACTGAGGGACTCACCGCGGCCGACGAACAGCTGGTTCTCACCGAGGAATTCCGGGAGGCGCTGCGGCTGCTGGCCGCGGGCCAACATCTGTTCCTCACCGGCAAGGCCGGCACCGGCAAGTCGACACTGATCCGCCACTTCATGGCGGGCACCGAGCGCAACGTGGTGGTGGTCGCGCCCACCGGCATCGCCGCGCTCAACGTCGACGGCTATACCATCCACCGCCTCTTCGGTTTTCGTACCACGACCACCCTGGCCGACGTCAACGGCGGCGACTACCGGCCCGGCCGCTTCGCCAAGACGCTGGCCTCGCTGGACACCCTGATCATCGACGAGGCGTCCATGGTGCGCGCGGACGTCTTCGACATGGTCGCCACCGCGCTGCACCGATTCGGCCCGCAGCCCGGCACGCCGTTCGGGGGAGTGCAGGTGGTGCTGGTGGGCGACCTGTACCAGCTGCCGCCGGTGGTGGGAGAACGTGAGCAGGAGTACTTCTCGACCGTCTACGACACCCCGTACTTCTTCTCGGCGAACTCCTTCGACCGGGGTGGCTTTCCCACCCTGGCGCTGACCACGGTGTTCCGTCAGCTCGGCGACCAACGAATGACGGCGATCCTCAACGAGATTCGTGAGGGTGTGCTGCTGGGACACGCCCAGGAGCACCTCAACGCGCGCGTCGACAACGACTTCGTGCCGCCGCCCGACGAGTTCTGGCTGACGTTGGCGCCGACCAATCGGCTGGTGACGGCGCGCAACCGCCAGCAGTTGGAGCGGCTCCCGGGCGACGAACTGCTGCACCGCGCCAAGGAATCCGGCGACCTGTCGCTGTTCGACAAGCCGGTCGAGGACGAGTTGCGGTTCAAGGTCGGCGCCCAGGTGATGATGCTCAACAACGACCAGACCGGCCGCTGGGTCAACGGCTCGATCGGCCGGGTGGTGGGTCTGGGCTACGACCGCTACGGCGCGGTGGTCGAAGTCGAGTTCCCGGACGGCTCGGTCGCCGAGGTCGCACCGTTCAGCTGGGAGGCGACCCGGCCGGTGGTCGACGGGGGAGCGCTGCGCCGAGAAGTCGTCGGCACGTTCACCCAACTGCCGTTCAAGCTGGCCTGGGTCATCACCATCCACAAAAGCCAGGGGCAGACGCTGGAACGGCTGGTGGTCGACCTAACCGGCGGCATGTTCTCCACCGGCCAGCTCTACGTGGCGCTGAGCCGGTGCACCTCGCTGGCGGGGCTGGTGCTGAAGCGACCCGTGCTGCCGAAGGATCTGAAGATCGACCGGCGCATCACCCGATTCCTGCGGACTGCGACCCCCGACGCCAAAGCACGCCGATTCTGCGCGATCGGCATCCTCACCGTCGGCGACGAGGGCCGGATGTCGCGTCCGCGCCCGGTTGAGCTGGCGGTCGCGTTCGACGACGGCACCGCGGTGTCCACCCTGATCAACCCGCAGCGTGATCTGGCCGACGCGCGAAATGCCTACGGCATCAGCGTCTCCGATGTCCTGCTGGCCCCGACGCTGCGGGAGGCGTGGGGCGTGATCGCCCCGATGCTCGCCGGATGCACGCCCGTGGGAGTCGGTGTGGACGAGACGCTGGGGCTGATCGACTTCGAGCTCAAACGCCTCGGCTACGTCACGGCGATGCCGTTGGGAATCGAGTTGAAGGGGGCCCGGGTGGCGGGTCGCACCGCCCTGCAGCGCGCCCGGTCCGCGCTCGAATTGCACGCCGCAACAAAGGTTTCAGAAGGTTCGACGCCGTTCGAGGAGCCCGAACCCGTCGAAGCTCTCGCCGGCCTGCTGGTCAGCCGCGATCCGGACGTCGACTCCCCGGCGGCGCGGCACCTGCCGGGGCTGTCCGCACTACTGCGGGTCAGCCGCAAGCTCGGCGGGGCGCTGCGGGGGACCCAGCCGGCCGCGCAGCAACCCATGGCCGACGAGTCCGGCTGGGACGCCGCCGCGCGCCAGGCCGCGGCCGATCAACTCCGGGTGGCGGCCTCGCGGACCATGCTCACCGACGACGTGCTGGCCCGTCTGCAGGTGGCCGCGACGATGCTGGACTCGCCGGAGCTGGCGGCGGCGCTGCGGGAGGCGCGCACCCAGACGGGTGGCGACATCGATGCGGTGCTGGTCAGCGGGGCGCGGATCTGCTTCACCGGGACTGTCCTCGACAGCGCGGGCCGCGTCGTGGAGCGCGACGAGATGGAGCGACTGGCCGTTGCCGCGGGGCTCAACCCGGTGCGCACCGTGACGAAGACCCGCTGTGAGGTGCTGGTGATCGCGGAGGCCGGCACCCAGTCCGGCAAGGCCCGCAAGGCCCAGGAGTACGGCACGCCGGTGTTCACGGCAGCGGAATTCCTCGCCTGGGTGCACCGGCGGTGA